A segment of the Panacibacter ginsenosidivorans genome:
GCCTGTTATCATGATCAGCGGGCATGGCACAATTGAAACGGCAGTCGATGCTGTAAAAAAAGGTGCTTATGATTATGTAGCAAAGCCACCGGATCTTAACAGGCTGCTTATTACAATACGTAATGCACTTGATAAAAATAATCTTAGTAAAGAAACAAGAGTACTCAAGCGCAAAGTAAACCGCGTGCAGGAAATGATTGGCGTTAGCGAACCCATCATGCGTATAAAAGATACTATTGAAAAAGTAGCGCCAACAGATGCGAGGATTTTGGTAACAGGGGAGAACGGTGTAGGAAAAGAACTTGTTGCCAAATGGATCCATGAAAAAAGCAATCGCGCTGAAGGACCGCTGGTAGAAGTAAACTGCGCTGCTATCCCCAGCGAACTTATAGAGAGCGAATTGTTTGGTCATGAAAAAGGTTCGTTTACATCAGCTATTAAACAGCGTATCGGAAAATTTGAACAGGCAAATGGTGGAACTTTATTTCTTGACGAAATTGGCGATATGAGTTTAAGTGCACAAGCCAAAGTGTTACGCGCTTTGCAGGAAGGAAAAATTACAAGGGTTGGTGCCGATAAAGAAATACCTGTTGATGTACGCGTTATTGCCGCAACCAATAAAGACCTGCTGAAAGAAACTGAAGCCAAAACATTCAGGCTCGATCTTTATCACAGGCTAAGCGTAATATTGATACATGTGCCTTCACTAAATGATAGACGTGATGATATTCCTTTGCTAATAAATAAATTTCTGGAAGATATTGCGGAGGATTATGGCCAGGCAAAAAAATCAATAGATATTAAGGCAATGGAGCTACTTCAGCAACATAACTGGACAGGTAATATTCGCGAGTTAAGAAATGTAGTGGAAAGACTGGTTATACTTTCCGGTAAAACTATTACTATGGAAGATATAAAAAGTTATGTTTTGCCTGCATAATTTATTGTACCCATCAGCATTATATGTGGCATCACCCGTTGCGTCGCACACTTCAGGTTTCAAAACAATTATCAGCAGGAGGTATTGCGTAAATTATAAGTAAATAATGGCATCAAAAAGCAATGATTGTTAATTGCTGAAATTATTGCTACAGGTACAAGAGTGCGACGCAACAGGAGCTAAATATATCTACATTGTTTAGTAAATAAAAATTTCTTTAAACCTCTTAATAGTCTTTATAACTATTTTATGAGCCATCATAACAACACAGTTATAATTATTACAGGGCCAACAGCCTCCGGGAAAACTGCTCTGGCTATAAAACTTGCGCAGCGATTTAATACTTCTATTATTTCTGCCGACTCCCGTCAATGCTTTAAAGAATTAAATATTGGTGTGGCAAAACCTTCTGAAAGGGAATTGAGTATGGTAAAACATTATTTTATCAGCTCACATTCAATTCATGAAAATGTTACAGCTCAGACCTTTGAACGCTATGCGCTTGATGCTGCAGCAGAAATTTTTAGAAATAATAATGTAGCTATTATGGCTGGCGGCACAGGATTGTATATAAAAGCTTTTTGCGAAGGACTGGACATAATACCGGAAGCAGACGAAAAAATAAGACTCCAGGTAATTAATAATTATAAGATCAATGGAATAGCCTGGCTTCAAAAGCAAATTCAGATACATGATCCGGATTTCTGGCAAATAGCAGAACGCCAAAACCCTCAAAGGTTAATGCGGGCGTTGGAAGTAAAATTCACCACAGGAAAATCTATTGTAGATTTTCACAAGGGAGAAAAAAAAGTACGGCCTTTTAATATTATTAAACTTGGTATTGAAATTTCAAAGGAACAATTACATAAAAATATAAACCAGCGTACCACTGAAATGTTTGAGCAAGGATTAATACAAGAAGTTACATCGTTAAAAGCTTTTAGAAATATGAATGCATTACAGACTGTTGGCTACAAGGAGCTGTTTGAGTACTTCGATACAAAGTTGTTATTAGACACAACAATTGAGAAAGTGAAAATTAATACCCGACATTATGCAAAAAGGCAGATAACCTGGTTTAAAAAAGATCCTAATATCAAGTGGGGTAATAGTTATACATTGTTAACAGATATTAATGATTATTTGGCATCAGGCATAAAAAATGAAAATAGCATAACGCCTAATATATCAATATTATAAAGAATTCATTGTGTCAGTAACACACAATTTATAATGTGTACGTATGACACAATAAAAAAAAGTTTATTTTTTTTCTTTAACAAAAGATTAATTCCCTAATTTTAGCCGTCCCAATTTAATAACACAACCATAACTTGCCCGCTTATGAGACAAAAAATCGATTGCTTGGCTGTGCGTTTATGCGCAGCCGTGTTCTTCATGTTTATTGCAGCTACGGCGTTTGCACAGAAAACAGTCACAGGTACAGTGACGAGTGCAAAAGATAATCAGCCAATTAATGGTGCTTCCATTCTGGTAAAAGGTACCAATGTTGGTACTGCCACTTCTCCTACAGGAACTTTTAGCATTAATGTTCCTGCTGGTAAAAAAATCTTAGTTATTTCTTCAGTTGGTTTTGATGATCAGGAAATTGATGTATCAAGTCAATCAACTATTTCTGTGGCATTAAAAGAAAAAACATCTTCATTAGATGAGATCGTAGTAACAGGTTATACTGCACAGAAGAAAAAAGAAATTACCGGTGCTGTTGCTGTGGTTAATGTAAAAGACATGAAGCAAGTGCCTGTAGGAACAGGTGAAGAAGCCTTACAGGGGCGCGCTTCCGGTCTTACAGTAATTAGCTCAGGTCAGCCTGGAGCTGCAAGTGATCTTCGTATTCGCGGTGTTACCACTTTTGGTAATAATCAGCCGCTTGTAATGGTTGATGGAGTGCGAGGCGATCTTCACAACATCAACGTTTCGGATATTGAATCAATACAGGTATTAAAAGATGCCTCTGCTGCCATTTATGGCGTTGCAGGTGCAAACGGTGTTATTATTGTAACTACCAAAAAAGGTAAAGCCGGTAAAGCCAGGGTTAGTTATGATGGTTATTATGGTGTTACTACAAAAGGCCCTGGTTTTGACATGGCCAATACACAGGAAGAAGCTAATGCTATTTGGCAACAGCGCATCAATTCTGGTTTGCAACCCGGTGACGAAGGTTGGGGTAGTAAACAATATGGAACCGGTGTAAATCCTGTTATTCCTGATTATATAACTCCAACAGGAGCTTTTGAAGGTGATCCAAATACAGATCCGGCTACTTACAATATCAATTCTAATCAGATTACACGTGCTAATAAAGCAGGTACTGATTGGTATGATGTTATTACGAGAAATGCACCTACACAAAGCCATAATATATCTGTAAGCTCTGGTTCTGATAAGAGTTCTTATTTCTTTTCATTTGGTTATCTTAATCAACAGGGTATTGCCAGGTTTCAGTATAATAAAAGATACTCTGTAAGGGCAAATACTCAATTTAATATCGGTAATAAAATTCGTGTAGGGGAAAACGCATATGTCTTCTACAAGAATAATCCTACTTATGGTAATCAGGGTGAAGGCAGCCCTTTTAGTGTTGCTTTTCGCGAGGACGCTATCATTCCTGTTTATGATATTGCTGGCAATTTTGCTGGTACTAAATCACAGGATCTGGGAAATGCTCAAAATCCTTATGCCAACATATACAGAAGTAAGGATAACAAGAGTAATAACTGGGATATTACAGGAAACGTATACGCCGAAGTTGACTTCCTGAAACATTTTACTGCCCGCACAAGTTTTGGTGGAGTGGTTGATAACAATTATTACTATTATTTTAGTTATGTTGGTTACGAAAATGCAGAAGGCAATACTGGTGCTAATTCTTTTACAGAAGGAGCAGGTTATAATTCCAGCTGGACTTATACCAATACCTTAACATATGGTAATACTTTTGGTAATCATAATGTAAAGGTGCTTGTAGGTACTGAAGCTGTAAATTATTACGGCAGAAATTTATCTGGAACAAGAAGTAATTATTTTTCGGAAAACCCAAATTACTGGGTACTTGGTGCAGGTACTGGTACTCAATCTAACGCAGGTGGCGCCTATCAAAGTTCTCTTTGGTCTCAGTTTGCAAAACTTGAATATGGCTATGCAGGAAAATACCTTCTGAATGCTAGCATACGCAGGGATGGTGCCTCTGTTTTTGCAGAAGATGTTAGATATGGCTATTTTCCCGGTGTTTCTGCTGCCTGGAGAATATCACAGGAAAACTTCATGAAAGGAGTTTCCTTTATAAACGATCTGAAATTGCGCGGGAGCTGGGGTAAAATGGGTACTGCAGGAAACGTTGGTGCAACGAATCCTTTTAACCTGTATAGCACAAGATTAGGACGCTCTGCTTATGATATTTCAGGTACAAGTACATCACCATACGCCGGCTTCTTCAGGAGCAACGTAGGAAACCCAAGTACAACCTGGGAAGGTGATATAATTACCAACATCGGCGTAGATGCGACTATCCTTAAAAATAAAATCGATTTCACTGTTGAATGGTATAAGAAGAAAGTAAATGACCTTCTATATGGCGCTCAGGGTCCTCAATGGGCTTCATTATATGTAGGTGATGCAGGTCTTCCACAGGTTAACATCGCTGATAATCAGAACTCCGGTTTAGACTTAAGTCTGACTTATCATGCAAATGTATCTAAAGACTTTAAGCTGGATGTTACAGGTATTTTCACTTCTTATAAAAACAAGATCGTTTCTATACCTGGTTCCGGATATTTTGATGCAGGCGGTATCAGAAACGTTGTTATTCAGCGTAATGAAGTTGGTCATCCTTTGGGAGCTTTCTTTGGATATGATGTTATAGGTCTTTTCCAAAGCCAGGATGATATTGATAAATCCCCTTCACAACCTGGTGCAGCACCAGGATTGTTTAAATACAGGGATGTGAATAATGACGGTACCATTGATGCCAATGACAGAACTTATATCGGAAGCCCACATCCTGATTTTACTTATGGATTAAATTTGGCGATGAGCTATAAGAGTTTTGACTTCTCTGCATTTTTCTTCGGATCTAAAGGAAATGATATATATAACCAAACGTTGTATTATACAGATTTTCCAGACTTTTTCAAGGGAGGCATCAGAAGAGAAGCTGCAGTTAATTCATGGACACCGGAAAATACAAATACTTCCATACCTGCTTTGTATAATACAGGAAGCTTTAGCTCTGATCAGTCAACCAGTAGCTATTTTATCAGCAAAGGTTCTTATTTCCGTTGTAAACAAATGCAGCTTGGGTATACTTTGCCCGGTACTTTATTATCAAGATTCGGAATTGAGCATTTGCGCATATATGTGCAATCAGCAAACTTGTTTACAATAACAAAATATAACGGTCTTGATCCCGAGTTGACATCAACAGATCCTTCTTCTGCGAATGCTAATAACTTAGGTATAGATCAGGGTAACTACCCGCATACACCGTCATATCTTGTTGGCATCAACCTTAATTTTTAATTCCTAACTCATTTAGTCTATATGAAAAAGATAAAATATAAAATTATTATTCCTGCAAGTCTTTCTGTTATTGTGGT
Coding sequences within it:
- a CDS encoding sigma-54-dependent transcriptional regulator, yielding MSNILIIDDERAIRKTLSEILGYEGFKVDEAADGEEGWKLFNEKNYDVVLCDIKMPKIDGLEFLTRAAEKSPDVPVIMISGHGTIETAVDAVKKGAYDYVAKPPDLNRLLITIRNALDKNNLSKETRVLKRKVNRVQEMIGVSEPIMRIKDTIEKVAPTDARILVTGENGVGKELVAKWIHEKSNRAEGPLVEVNCAAIPSELIESELFGHEKGSFTSAIKQRIGKFEQANGGTLFLDEIGDMSLSAQAKVLRALQEGKITRVGADKEIPVDVRVIAATNKDLLKETEAKTFRLDLYHRLSVILIHVPSLNDRRDDIPLLINKFLEDIAEDYGQAKKSIDIKAMELLQQHNWTGNIRELRNVVERLVILSGKTITMEDIKSYVLPA
- the miaA gene encoding tRNA (adenosine(37)-N6)-dimethylallyltransferase MiaA, coding for MSHHNNTVIIITGPTASGKTALAIKLAQRFNTSIISADSRQCFKELNIGVAKPSERELSMVKHYFISSHSIHENVTAQTFERYALDAAAEIFRNNNVAIMAGGTGLYIKAFCEGLDIIPEADEKIRLQVINNYKINGIAWLQKQIQIHDPDFWQIAERQNPQRLMRALEVKFTTGKSIVDFHKGEKKVRPFNIIKLGIEISKEQLHKNINQRTTEMFEQGLIQEVTSLKAFRNMNALQTVGYKELFEYFDTKLLLDTTIEKVKINTRHYAKRQITWFKKDPNIKWGNSYTLLTDINDYLASGIKNENSITPNISIL
- a CDS encoding SusC/RagA family TonB-linked outer membrane protein, which translates into the protein MRQKIDCLAVRLCAAVFFMFIAATAFAQKTVTGTVTSAKDNQPINGASILVKGTNVGTATSPTGTFSINVPAGKKILVISSVGFDDQEIDVSSQSTISVALKEKTSSLDEIVVTGYTAQKKKEITGAVAVVNVKDMKQVPVGTGEEALQGRASGLTVISSGQPGAASDLRIRGVTTFGNNQPLVMVDGVRGDLHNINVSDIESIQVLKDASAAIYGVAGANGVIIVTTKKGKAGKARVSYDGYYGVTTKGPGFDMANTQEEANAIWQQRINSGLQPGDEGWGSKQYGTGVNPVIPDYITPTGAFEGDPNTDPATYNINSNQITRANKAGTDWYDVITRNAPTQSHNISVSSGSDKSSYFFSFGYLNQQGIARFQYNKRYSVRANTQFNIGNKIRVGENAYVFYKNNPTYGNQGEGSPFSVAFREDAIIPVYDIAGNFAGTKSQDLGNAQNPYANIYRSKDNKSNNWDITGNVYAEVDFLKHFTARTSFGGVVDNNYYYYFSYVGYENAEGNTGANSFTEGAGYNSSWTYTNTLTYGNTFGNHNVKVLVGTEAVNYYGRNLSGTRSNYFSENPNYWVLGAGTGTQSNAGGAYQSSLWSQFAKLEYGYAGKYLLNASIRRDGASVFAEDVRYGYFPGVSAAWRISQENFMKGVSFINDLKLRGSWGKMGTAGNVGATNPFNLYSTRLGRSAYDISGTSTSPYAGFFRSNVGNPSTTWEGDIITNIGVDATILKNKIDFTVEWYKKKVNDLLYGAQGPQWASLYVGDAGLPQVNIADNQNSGLDLSLTYHANVSKDFKLDVTGIFTSYKNKIVSIPGSGYFDAGGIRNVVIQRNEVGHPLGAFFGYDVIGLFQSQDDIDKSPSQPGAAPGLFKYRDVNNDGTIDANDRTYIGSPHPDFTYGLNLAMSYKSFDFSAFFFGSKGNDIYNQTLYYTDFPDFFKGGIRREAAVNSWTPENTNTSIPALYNTGSFSSDQSTSSYFISKGSYFRCKQMQLGYTLPGTLLSRFGIEHLRIYVQSANLFTITKYNGLDPELTSTDPSSANANNLGIDQGNYPHTPSYLVGINLNF